Proteins from a single region of Labedella gwakjiensis:
- a CDS encoding ROK family transcriptional regulator, which translates to MRKGHNLLAVGDYNQAVILDLIRRAHLGLSRVEIAVETGLSAQTVSNVARRLLDAGLVREAGKLIAGPGKPRTLLQLEATSRYAVGVHLDPTVVTFVLLDLAGAIVSDHRIPTPSAADPDVVIAVMAEEIRALLERESVPPERVLGVGIAAPGPLDSTRGILLDPPLLEGWMEVPLRDALADATGFPVVLEKDVTAAAVAELWVDSGTHRDNFAFLYYGTGLGIGLVVNHDVLRGASDNAGDMGHLMVQADGPLCSCGRRGCVGDLVVPHRLVQRATAAGVLGRSAPLDGSVDGPVEHIDFDATDRRFSDFARAAADGDAAAVAILEEAATHLARALVSIVNLLDVDHVVCGGPFWRRIAPVMRERVERLVAEDPALIPSHPIVVENSTIGEDVAAVGAGCLVLDQTLSPRPSALLIAG; encoded by the coding sequence ATGCGCAAGGGCCACAACCTGCTCGCCGTCGGGGACTACAACCAGGCCGTCATCCTCGACCTCATCCGGCGCGCGCACCTCGGACTCAGCCGCGTGGAGATCGCCGTCGAGACGGGCCTGTCGGCCCAGACGGTCTCGAACGTCGCACGCCGCCTCCTCGATGCCGGACTCGTCCGCGAGGCGGGGAAGCTCATCGCCGGCCCGGGCAAGCCGCGGACGCTCCTGCAGCTCGAGGCGACCAGCCGCTACGCGGTCGGCGTGCACCTCGACCCCACCGTCGTGACGTTCGTGCTCCTCGACCTCGCCGGGGCGATCGTGTCTGACCACCGCATCCCCACGCCGTCCGCGGCCGACCCCGACGTGGTCATCGCCGTCATGGCCGAGGAGATCCGCGCGCTCCTCGAGCGCGAATCCGTCCCGCCCGAGCGCGTCCTCGGGGTGGGCATCGCCGCGCCCGGGCCGCTCGACTCGACCCGGGGCATCCTGCTCGATCCCCCGCTCCTCGAGGGGTGGATGGAGGTTCCGCTCCGCGACGCCCTCGCGGATGCGACCGGCTTCCCCGTGGTGCTCGAGAAGGACGTGACGGCCGCAGCCGTCGCGGAACTGTGGGTCGACTCGGGCACCCACCGCGACAATTTCGCGTTCCTCTACTACGGCACCGGTCTCGGGATCGGGCTCGTCGTGAACCACGACGTGCTGCGCGGTGCGAGCGACAACGCCGGCGACATGGGCCACCTGATGGTGCAGGCCGACGGGCCGTTGTGCTCGTGCGGACGTCGCGGCTGCGTCGGCGACCTCGTCGTGCCGCACCGCCTCGTGCAGCGGGCGACCGCCGCTGGCGTGCTCGGCCGATCGGCGCCGCTCGACGGATCGGTGGACGGACCGGTGGAGCACATCGACTTCGACGCGACGGACAGGCGATTCAGCGACTTCGCCCGTGCGGCGGCCGACGGGGACGCGGCCGCCGTCGCGATCCTCGAGGAGGCCGCGACCCACCTCGCGCGGGCGCTCGTCTCGATCGTCAACCTCCTCGACGTCGACCACGTGGTCTGCGGCGGGCCGTTCTGGCGGCGCATCGCGCCCGTCATGCGCGAGCGGGTCGAGAGGCTCGTGGCAGAGGACCCCGCCCTCATCCCGAGCCACCCGATCGTCGTGGAGAACTCGACGATCGGCGAGGACGTCGCTGCCGTCGGCGCGGGTTGTCTCGTGCTCGACCAGACGCTGTCACCGCGCCCGTCCGCCCTCCTCATCGCGGGCTGA
- a CDS encoding SDR family NAD(P)-dependent oxidoreductase, producing the protein MSDRAGRVVVITGASSGIGRAAAHRFAKEGARLVLAARSQDTLQEVAEECRKRGGHPVVVPTDVSDERQVDALALAAVAHFGRIDVWVENASVFSYGPFEETPPEVFRQVIETNLFGVVHAARAVLPHFRAQGGGSLVITNSLFGKVTSPYLSPYIASKHATFALSQVLQEELRGTKIRVSAILPATIDTPIYQNAAESPGMEMHPLPPLVSPKRVAKAIVKASRSRRPVTKVVGATQGLLIPLNGLAPETYKLLVRPAMRIAGLRHTDEPQSYGNVLEAGGDRNAETGGWAKRRRRRFLLVAGGVVATIVAANALRD; encoded by the coding sequence ATGTCGGATCGTGCCGGACGCGTCGTCGTCATCACCGGGGCGTCGAGCGGCATCGGCCGCGCCGCCGCCCATCGGTTCGCGAAGGAGGGTGCGCGCCTCGTGCTCGCCGCCCGCTCGCAGGACACCCTGCAGGAGGTCGCCGAGGAGTGCCGGAAGCGCGGAGGGCACCCGGTCGTCGTCCCCACCGACGTGTCGGACGAGCGCCAGGTGGACGCGCTCGCGCTCGCCGCGGTCGCGCACTTCGGCCGCATCGACGTGTGGGTCGAGAACGCGTCGGTGTTCAGCTACGGGCCGTTCGAGGAGACGCCTCCCGAGGTGTTCCGGCAGGTCATCGAGACGAACCTCTTCGGCGTCGTGCACGCGGCGCGCGCGGTCCTCCCGCACTTCCGCGCGCAGGGCGGCGGCAGCCTCGTCATCACGAACTCCCTCTTCGGGAAGGTGACGTCCCCGTACCTCTCGCCGTACATCGCGAGCAAGCACGCGACGTTCGCGCTCAGCCAGGTGCTGCAGGAGGAGCTCCGCGGCACGAAGATCCGCGTGAGCGCGATCCTGCCCGCCACGATCGACACCCCGATCTACCAGAACGCGGCCGAGTCTCCGGGCATGGAGATGCACCCGCTGCCGCCGCTCGTGTCGCCGAAGCGCGTCGCGAAGGCGATCGTGAAGGCGTCCCGCTCGCGCCGACCCGTCACGAAGGTCGTGGGCGCGACGCAGGGGCTCCTCATCCCGCTCAACGGGCTCGCACCCGAGACGTACAAGCTCCTCGTGCGCCCGGCCATGCGCATCGCGGGTCTGCGTCACACCGACGAACCGCAGTCGTACGGCAACGTGCTCGAGGCGGGTGGCGACCGCAACGCGGAGACGGGCGGGTGGGCGAAGCGTCGCCGTCGCCGCTTCCTCCTCGTCGCGGGCGGGGTCGTCGCGACGATCGTGGCGGCGAACGCGCTCCGCGACTGA
- a CDS encoding manganese catalase family protein: MFFHVQSLIHEIVPDEPDPAAANALQEGLGGQFGEMRTMMQYLFQAMNFRGPAAKPYRDLIQGVGTEEISHVELIGTTISRLLDGSPEYQGKPTDPVDKPGATGKTPLTVALDHGNIHHYLVGAQGALPVDAAGNPWSGSYVYNSGNLVLDLLYNLMLESTGRLQKCRIYEMTDNKTARSTIAYLIVRDQAHENAYAKALETLGIDWKTSLPIPKTNAERFPEVKKLVDLGLQSKQYTFDLAGQSEAGRIFQGASPSNDGTDLDASEQAPVGVPSTIAVERPEEFAPGLDAGLLALIQKTAEMEMADVDAMFVPKDAAAS, translated from the coding sequence ATGTTCTTCCACGTCCAGTCCCTCATCCACGAGATCGTCCCGGACGAGCCCGACCCCGCCGCCGCGAACGCCCTGCAGGAGGGGCTCGGCGGGCAGTTCGGCGAGATGCGAACGATGATGCAATACCTCTTCCAGGCGATGAACTTCCGCGGGCCTGCGGCCAAGCCGTACCGCGACCTCATCCAGGGCGTCGGCACCGAGGAGATCAGCCACGTCGAGCTCATCGGCACGACGATCTCGCGTCTGCTCGACGGTTCCCCCGAGTACCAGGGCAAGCCGACGGACCCTGTCGACAAGCCGGGCGCGACCGGGAAGACACCCCTCACGGTGGCTCTCGATCACGGCAACATCCACCATTACCTCGTGGGTGCCCAGGGCGCTCTGCCCGTCGACGCTGCGGGGAACCCGTGGAGCGGCAGCTACGTCTACAACTCGGGGAACCTCGTGCTCGACCTGCTGTACAACCTCATGCTCGAGTCCACGGGCCGGCTGCAGAAGTGCCGCATCTACGAGATGACGGACAACAAGACCGCGCGCTCGACGATCGCGTACCTCATCGTGCGCGACCAGGCCCACGAGAACGCCTACGCGAAGGCGCTCGAGACGCTCGGCATCGACTGGAAGACGTCGCTCCCGATCCCGAAGACCAACGCGGAGCGCTTCCCCGAGGTGAAGAAGCTCGTCGACCTCGGGCTGCAGAGCAAGCAGTACACGTTCGACCTCGCGGGCCAGTCGGAGGCGGGGCGGATCTTCCAGGGGGCGTCGCCGTCGAACGACGGAACCGACCTCGACGCGAGCGAGCAGGCCCCCGTCGGCGTCCCGTCGACGATCGCGGTGGAGCGTCCGGAGGAGTTCGCGCCCGGGCTCGACGCCGGTCTCCTCGCGCTCATCCAGAAGACGGCCGAGATGGAGATGGCGGACGTCGACGCGATGTTCGTGCCGAAGGACGCAGCGGCGTCCTGA
- a CDS encoding DNA/RNA non-specific endonuclease has translation MASTPHTAAPHDLPRTGYDERFLAAALPLPRSAPAAPAAARDTRELPYVHFTVVLDPSRRLALATAVNIDGARIVDVGRGDDWHLDDRVPEDQQTGPAVYARNDLDRGHLVRRRDPVWGDPQEAAAANVDTFCYTNAAPQAAEFNQGKELWVGLEDHVLAFAEANDVRLSVFTGPVLDPNDPPYRGTQIPRLFWKVAAWTTGGTEDGAEATLRSAAFLLDQSPQLDDIDLDESTRSAVADAPPPLGPFRTFQVPVADVAAVAGLDLGPLVEADVLQPVPAAVPGRSPDPALWHELHDWSEIRLL, from the coding sequence ATGGCCTCCACCCCGCACACCGCAGCGCCGCACGATCTCCCCCGCACCGGATACGACGAGCGCTTCCTCGCGGCGGCGCTCCCGCTCCCCCGGTCCGCTCCCGCAGCACCCGCAGCCGCGCGCGACACGCGCGAGCTGCCGTATGTGCACTTCACCGTGGTGCTCGATCCGTCCAGGCGGCTCGCGCTCGCGACGGCCGTGAACATCGACGGCGCGCGCATCGTCGACGTGGGGCGCGGAGACGACTGGCACCTCGACGACCGTGTGCCGGAGGATCAGCAGACCGGGCCGGCCGTCTACGCCCGCAACGACCTGGATCGCGGGCACCTCGTGCGCCGTCGCGACCCGGTGTGGGGCGACCCGCAGGAGGCGGCCGCCGCGAACGTCGACACGTTCTGCTACACGAACGCCGCTCCGCAGGCCGCGGAATTCAATCAGGGCAAGGAACTCTGGGTGGGGCTCGAGGACCACGTGCTCGCCTTCGCCGAGGCGAACGACGTCCGGCTGTCCGTCTTCACGGGACCGGTGCTCGATCCGAACGACCCGCCGTATCGGGGCACGCAGATCCCCCGCCTGTTCTGGAAGGTCGCCGCGTGGACCACCGGGGGCACCGAAGACGGCGCCGAGGCGACCCTGCGCTCGGCCGCCTTCCTCCTCGACCAGTCGCCGCAGCTCGACGACATCGACCTCGACGAGTCCACTCGGTCGGCGGTCGCCGACGCCCCGCCGCCGCTCGGGCCCTTCCGCACGTTCCAGGTGCCCGTCGCCGACGTAGCGGCCGTGGCCGGACTGGATCTCGGCCCCCTGGTGGAGGCGGATGTGCTCCAGCCCGTGCCCGCCGCCGTGCCGGGTCGCTCGCCCGACCCGGCGCTCTGGCACGAGCTGCACGACTGGAGCGAGATCAGACTGCTCTGA
- a CDS encoding YihY/virulence factor BrkB family protein — protein sequence MAEDTASTKERTAPGADDPRKADELSDITRRSWGYVLKKTLREFSADQCTDLAAALTYYAVLALFPGLIAVVSILGLFGAAEQTTETVLTLVSNLASEDAVSSLREPIAALTSTPAAGLAFVTGLLGALWSASAFVGAFGRAMNRIYQVDEGRPVWKLRPTMFGVTVFTVILLVIGALLLVLSGPVAEAVGDLIGLGPVALTVWNIAKWPVLIVIAVVVVAVLYYWAPNVKQPKFRWMSLGSLLALVVWGVATAAFGFYITNFGSYDATYGALAGVIVFLLWIWITNLALLFGAEFDAELERGRELQAGIAAEETIQLPPRDTKQSDKKAEQHAKDVLEGLRIRTAHGKTPPEDDSSDRQERKK from the coding sequence ATGGCCGAGGACACCGCCAGCACGAAGGAGCGCACGGCGCCGGGCGCGGACGACCCGCGGAAGGCGGACGAGCTCTCCGACATCACGAGGCGCTCGTGGGGCTACGTCCTCAAGAAGACGCTGCGCGAGTTCAGCGCCGACCAGTGCACCGATCTGGCGGCTGCGCTGACCTACTACGCCGTCCTCGCCCTCTTCCCCGGGCTCATCGCGGTCGTCTCGATCCTCGGTCTCTTCGGCGCAGCCGAGCAGACGACCGAGACGGTCCTCACCCTCGTGTCGAACCTCGCGAGCGAGGACGCCGTCTCGTCGCTCCGCGAGCCGATCGCGGCGCTCACGTCCACACCGGCCGCCGGCCTCGCATTCGTGACCGGTCTCCTCGGAGCGCTGTGGTCGGCGTCAGCGTTCGTCGGGGCCTTCGGGCGCGCGATGAACCGGATCTATCAGGTGGACGAGGGCCGACCGGTCTGGAAGCTCCGTCCCACGATGTTCGGCGTCACGGTCTTCACGGTGATCCTGCTCGTGATCGGCGCCCTCCTCCTCGTGCTGAGCGGACCCGTCGCCGAGGCCGTCGGCGACCTCATCGGTCTCGGTCCCGTGGCCCTCACCGTGTGGAACATCGCGAAGTGGCCCGTTCTCATCGTCATCGCGGTCGTCGTCGTCGCGGTGCTCTACTACTGGGCTCCCAACGTGAAGCAGCCGAAGTTCCGCTGGATGAGCCTCGGCTCGCTCCTGGCGCTCGTCGTCTGGGGCGTCGCGACGGCGGCCTTCGGCTTCTACATCACCAACTTCGGCAGCTACGACGCCACGTACGGCGCCCTCGCCGGTGTCATCGTGTTCCTCCTCTGGATCTGGATCACGAACCTCGCTCTGCTCTTCGGCGCGGAGTTCGACGCCGAGCTCGAGCGCGGCCGCGAACTGCAGGCCGGCATCGCCGCGGAGGAGACCATCCAGCTGCCGCCGCGCGACACGAAGCAGAGCGACAAGAAGGCCGAGCAGCACGCCAAGGATGTGCTCGAGGGCCTCAGGATCCGCACGGCCCACGGCAAGACCCCGCCGGAGGACGACTCGTCCGACCGCCAGGAACGGAAGAAGTGA
- a CDS encoding alpha/beta fold hydrolase yields MAARRRDRAGASPIGRRRLTLASGVVVDVADTGPATGTTTGTGEGTARSTGVLLLHGIGMTSASLEPVAVALSASHRAVSLTLPGHGRTPRPSEPLSVEDYATAAGEAADRLGLERVVVVGQSMGAQFSVELARRRPDLVVGLVLIGPVVDDTRRSAVAQGRALALDATRESIGANAIVFRDYVLCGPRWFGSTLRAMLAYPTLEKASAVTVPTVVVRGAGDPIAGSDWVERLAASMGDARVVTIRGAHHAQLVSVRDVAGLVRRVASMAADGRP; encoded by the coding sequence GTGGCGGCGAGACGACGTGACCGGGCGGGAGCGTCCCCCATCGGGCGACGCCGTCTGACGCTCGCGAGCGGGGTCGTCGTCGACGTGGCCGACACCGGTCCGGCGACAGGCACGACGACCGGCACCGGCGAGGGGACCGCGCGGTCGACGGGTGTGCTCCTCCTCCACGGCATCGGCATGACGTCGGCGAGCCTCGAGCCCGTCGCCGTCGCGCTCTCCGCCTCGCACCGGGCCGTGAGCCTGACGCTCCCCGGGCACGGCCGCACGCCCCGTCCCTCTGAGCCGTTGTCCGTCGAGGACTACGCGACCGCGGCCGGCGAGGCGGCCGACCGCCTCGGTCTCGAGCGCGTCGTCGTGGTGGGGCAGTCGATGGGGGCGCAGTTCTCGGTCGAGCTCGCCCGCCGCCGTCCCGACCTCGTCGTCGGGCTCGTGCTCATCGGTCCCGTCGTCGACGACACCCGTCGTTCCGCGGTCGCGCAAGGTCGGGCGCTCGCCCTCGATGCGACCCGCGAGAGCATCGGCGCCAACGCCATCGTGTTCCGGGACTACGTACTCTGCGGGCCGCGGTGGTTCGGCTCGACGCTCCGCGCGATGCTCGCCTACCCGACCCTCGAGAAGGCGAGTGCGGTGACCGTTCCGACCGTCGTCGTGCGCGGGGCGGGCGACCCGATCGCGGGGTCGGACTGGGTGGAGCGACTGGCGGCGTCGATGGGCGACGCGCGGGTCGTGACCATCCGAGGTGCCCACCACGCCCAACTCGTGTCGGTCCGTGACGTCGCCGGACTGGTCCGTCGCGTCGCGTCGATGGCCGCGGACGGCCGTCCGTGA
- a CDS encoding fatty acid desaturase family protein produces MSAHTPSSPSGVVRPTRPRTARTAGPGDFTELARQIRDSGLLRRRYGYYWAKLVAVPVVVAVSLVAFVLIGDTWWQLVTAAGFAVLFTQIAFLGHDAAHRQIFVSGRWNDWASLVVGNLFVGMSYGWWQHKHTRHHANPNKIDADPDIDLPVVAFTPEQVAEPRNPLARWMVSHQGTFFFPILLLEGLSLHASSVRRLLAREHVERRWAELTFILVRLVGFTTLVFLVLSPGIAFAFLGVQLGLFGFYMGISFAPNHKGMPLVPKDLVVDFLRRQVLMSRNVRGGRFVDVFLGGLNYQVEHHLFPSMPRPHLRGAAPLISAYCREKGVAYTSVGLFESYGIVLRYINRVGLGERDVFTCPLVAERQGA; encoded by the coding sequence ATGTCCGCCCACACCCCCTCTTCCCCCTCCGGCGTCGTCCGCCCAACCCGTCCGCGCACCGCCCGGACGGCCGGTCCCGGCGACTTCACGGAACTCGCGCGTCAGATCCGCGACTCCGGGCTGCTGCGCCGTCGCTACGGCTACTACTGGGCGAAGCTCGTCGCCGTACCCGTCGTCGTCGCGGTCTCGCTCGTGGCGTTCGTCCTCATCGGCGACACGTGGTGGCAGCTCGTCACGGCCGCGGGCTTCGCCGTGCTCTTCACCCAGATCGCGTTCCTCGGTCACGACGCGGCCCACCGCCAGATCTTCGTCTCGGGGCGGTGGAACGACTGGGCGAGCCTCGTCGTCGGGAACCTCTTCGTGGGGATGAGCTACGGCTGGTGGCAGCACAAGCACACGCGTCACCACGCGAATCCGAACAAGATCGACGCGGACCCCGACATCGACCTGCCCGTCGTCGCGTTCACGCCCGAGCAGGTCGCCGAGCCCCGGAACCCGCTCGCGCGGTGGATGGTATCGCACCAGGGCACGTTCTTCTTCCCGATCCTGCTCCTCGAAGGGCTCTCGCTCCACGCCTCCAGCGTCCGCCGACTCCTCGCCCGCGAGCACGTCGAGCGTCGCTGGGCCGAGCTGACGTTCATCCTCGTGCGTCTCGTGGGGTTCACGACCCTCGTCTTCCTCGTCCTCTCTCCCGGCATCGCGTTCGCGTTCCTCGGCGTGCAGCTCGGCCTCTTCGGGTTCTACATGGGCATCTCGTTCGCGCCCAACCACAAGGGGATGCCGCTCGTGCCGAAGGACCTCGTCGTCGACTTCCTGCGGCGCCAGGTGCTCATGAGCCGGAACGTGCGGGGCGGCCGGTTCGTCGACGTCTTCCTGGGCGGACTCAACTACCAGGTGGAGCACCACCTCTTCCCCTCGATGCCCCGCCCGCACCTCCGAGGTGCCGCACCGCTCATCTCGGCGTATTGCCGGGAGAAGGGCGTGGCCTACACCTCGGTGGGCCTCTTCGAGTCGTACGGCATCGTGCTCCGGTACATCAACAGGGTGGGGCTCGGCGAACGGGACGTCTTCACGTGCCCGCTCGTCGCCGAGCGTCAGGGTGCGTGA
- a CDS encoding MarR family winged helix-turn-helix transcriptional regulator: MTEPRDPSSGYWYGSDDQSIRAVDVLNGLRRYRKAETAMRRRTRESMKMGETDLLALQFLLQSKRGGGPVGPRDLASYLGISSASTTVLIDRLVRSGHLERHPHPTDRRALILSTTATTDAEVRATLGKMHTRMLAATERLTADEMRTVLRFLESMEEAVDVIDEHEDGPSDTAPLPSPRQRAATRR; the protein is encoded by the coding sequence ATGACTGAGCCGAGGGACCCGAGCTCCGGATACTGGTACGGAAGTGACGACCAGAGCATCCGGGCCGTGGACGTGCTCAACGGGCTGCGCCGCTACCGGAAGGCCGAGACGGCGATGAGACGCCGGACGCGCGAGTCCATGAAGATGGGCGAGACCGATCTGCTCGCCCTGCAGTTCCTGCTCCAGTCGAAGCGGGGAGGAGGTCCCGTCGGCCCCCGCGACCTCGCGTCCTACCTCGGGATATCCTCAGCCTCGACCACGGTGCTCATCGACCGTCTCGTCCGCAGCGGACACCTCGAACGGCATCCGCACCCCACCGACCGACGCGCCCTCATCCTCTCCACGACGGCCACGACCGACGCGGAGGTGCGGGCGACCCTCGGAAAGATGCACACCCGCATGCTCGCGGCCACCGAGCGGCTCACCGCCGACGAGATGCGGACCGTGCTGCGATTCCTCGAGAGCATGGAGGAAGCGGTCGACGTGATCGACGAGCACGAGGACGGTCCGTCGGACACCGCTCCCCTCCCTTCTCCGAGGCAGCGGGCGGCCACGCGCCGCTAG
- a CDS encoding DNA glycosylase AlkZ-like family protein, translating into MEPHRLTLDEARRIAVHAQLLGDERPDDLLDVVRHLSFLQIEPTAAVAPTADLVLRSRLGDAYAPGELLDTLEGGDVLFELSLIVRPMEDLALYRAEMAGPPRHESTLRWLEENAEFRDDVLERLEIDGPVVATEIADTSIVPWPSSGWNNNRNVIMMLECLAARGEVAVAGRRGRDRLWDLAERRYHADIPTVPLEDALRIRNERRLRALGIVRNRTTELPGESVRVGDAGEPAVIDGAPGEWRVDPAYLDGTLLARSDVHREASERTTLLSPFDALIRDRKRMVTLFGFDYALEMYTPKAKRRWGYYALPILHGDRLVGKVDATADRAAGVLRVDAVHEDEPFTRAIREGVERELDALAGWLGMRRHAAG; encoded by the coding sequence GTGGAACCGCACCGGCTGACGCTCGACGAGGCTCGGCGCATCGCCGTGCACGCGCAGCTGCTCGGCGACGAGCGCCCCGACGACCTGCTCGACGTGGTCCGGCACCTCTCGTTCCTGCAGATCGAGCCGACGGCCGCCGTCGCACCCACGGCCGACCTCGTGCTGAGGAGTCGATTGGGCGACGCCTACGCGCCAGGGGAGCTCCTCGACACGCTCGAGGGCGGAGACGTGCTCTTCGAGCTGTCTCTCATCGTGCGGCCCATGGAGGACCTGGCCCTCTACCGCGCCGAGATGGCGGGGCCGCCGCGCCACGAGTCCACCCTGCGCTGGCTCGAGGAGAACGCGGAGTTCCGCGACGACGTGCTGGAGCGGCTCGAGATCGACGGCCCCGTCGTCGCCACCGAGATCGCCGACACGAGTATCGTGCCGTGGCCGTCGAGCGGCTGGAACAACAACCGCAACGTCATCATGATGCTCGAATGCCTCGCCGCCCGCGGGGAGGTGGCCGTGGCGGGGCGCCGCGGCCGTGACCGGCTGTGGGACCTCGCCGAGCGCCGCTATCACGCCGACATCCCCACCGTGCCGCTCGAGGATGCGTTGCGGATCCGGAACGAGCGGCGCCTGCGCGCGCTCGGCATCGTGCGCAACAGGACGACCGAACTCCCGGGGGAGTCGGTGCGCGTCGGCGACGCGGGCGAACCCGCCGTGATCGACGGGGCGCCGGGGGAGTGGCGCGTGGACCCCGCCTACCTCGACGGCACGCTGCTCGCCCGCTCCGACGTCCACCGAGAGGCGTCGGAGCGCACCACGCTCCTGTCGCCGTTCGACGCCCTCATCCGCGACCGGAAGCGCATGGTCACGCTCTTCGGCTTCGACTACGCCCTCGAGATGTACACGCCGAAGGCGAAGCGGCGCTGGGGCTACTACGCGCTCCCGATCCTCCACGGCGACCGGCTCGTGGGGAAGGTGGACGCCACGGCGGACCGGGCGGCCGGGGTGCTCCGCGTGGACGCCGTGCACGAGGACGAGCCGTTCACCCGCGCGATCCGTGAGGGCGTGGAGCGGGAGCTCGACGCGCTGGCCGGGTGGCTGGGGATGCGTCGGCACGCTGCCGGCTGA
- a CDS encoding extracellular solute-binding protein — MKQRHLGVAAIAAASVLLFSGCSAGGDGGDANTIKVAYQKFGQFTQMDDHMKKVKDEFEASHEGMTVELVPIEAQEADYFAKLALMNRSAATAPDVMYEDTFMVKTDVEAGYLAPLDDYIADWEDWDQFPENARQAGAGDDGKIYGIPMGTDTRAIWYNKNLLADAGIETPWVPETWDDILDAAETIKASSPDTIPFNIYSGKGQSEGASMQGFQMLLSGTDDVLFDSDEQKWVLGSQGFEDSLGFIEDIYQGGLGPTPQQALDKNIGTTINSEWIPGGELAMSLDGSWASGTWIETGSSPWPEWSDVMEVAPMPTQDGSDPGRTSMSGGWTLAMGSGSKNPDAAWDFISTALSKDNSLSYDVAASQVAVRTDVAEDPEYTDANPTFGFFSELVADTHFRPANSDYSKVSAEITVAMESVMTGQQTPEEAAATYDQAVIGIVGEENTMAASD, encoded by the coding sequence ATGAAACAGCGCCATCTCGGAGTAGCCGCCATCGCCGCGGCCTCCGTCCTCCTCTTCTCCGGCTGCTCGGCCGGAGGCGACGGCGGCGACGCGAACACCATCAAGGTCGCGTACCAGAAGTTCGGTCAGTTCACCCAGATGGACGACCACATGAAGAAGGTGAAGGACGAATTCGAGGCTTCCCACGAGGGGATGACCGTCGAGCTCGTCCCGATCGAGGCTCAGGAGGCCGACTACTTCGCCAAGCTCGCCCTCATGAACCGGTCGGCCGCCACGGCACCCGACGTCATGTACGAGGACACGTTCATGGTGAAGACGGACGTCGAGGCCGGATACCTCGCGCCGCTCGACGACTACATCGCCGACTGGGAGGACTGGGACCAGTTCCCCGAGAACGCCCGCCAGGCCGGCGCCGGCGACGACGGCAAGATCTACGGCATCCCGATGGGAACCGACACGCGCGCCATCTGGTACAACAAGAACCTCCTGGCGGACGCCGGCATCGAGACCCCCTGGGTGCCCGAGACGTGGGACGACATCCTCGACGCGGCCGAGACCATCAAGGCGTCGAGCCCCGACACGATCCCCTTCAACATCTACTCCGGCAAGGGACAGTCGGAAGGCGCCTCGATGCAGGGCTTCCAGATGCTCCTGTCCGGCACGGACGACGTGCTCTTCGACTCCGACGAGCAGAAGTGGGTGCTCGGCTCGCAGGGCTTCGAGGACTCCCTCGGCTTCATCGAGGACATCTACCAGGGCGGTCTCGGCCCGACACCGCAGCAGGCCCTGGACAAGAACATCGGCACGACCATCAACAGCGAGTGGATCCCTGGCGGTGAGCTCGCAATGAGCCTCGACGGCTCGTGGGCCAGCGGAACCTGGATCGAGACCGGCTCGTCGCCGTGGCCCGAGTGGTCCGACGTGATGGAGGTCGCTCCGATGCCGACGCAGGACGGATCGGACCCCGGACGCACGAGCATGTCGGGCGGCTGGACCCTCGCCATGGGCTCGGGCTCGAAGAACCCCGACGCGGCGTGGGACTTCATCAGCACCGCGCTCAGCAAGGACAACTCGCTGAGCTACGACGTGGCCGCGAGCCAGGTGGCCGTGCGCACCGACGTGGCTGAGGACCCGGAGTACACCGACGCCAACCCCACGTTCGGCTTCTTCTCGGAGCTCGTCGCCGACACGCACTTCCGCCCGGCGAACTCCGACTACTCGAAGGTCTCCGCCGAGATCACCGTCGCGATGGAGTCCGTCATGACGGGCCAGCAGACGCCGGAGGAGGCCGCGGCCACCTATGACCAGGCGGTCATCGGCATCGTCGGTGAAGAGAACACGATGGCGGCGTCCGACTGA